CGCTTCGGCAGCATCGCGCGCCTGCTCGACGCTGTCGGCGACCACGAACGCCACCGCATCGCCGACATGGCGGACCTCGTCCTTCGGCAGGATCGGATAGTCCGGCACCTTGAACGGATCGTCCGGGAAATTGAACAGGCAAGGCATCAGGCCGAGCTCTGCGACATCCTCGCCGGTCAGAACCGCGGCGACGCCCGGCATCTTGCGCGCGGCTGTCGCGTCGATCGTGAAGCGCGCATGCGCGTGCGGCGAGCGCACGATCACGGCATGCAAAAGGCCGGCCGGCGCGTGATCGCCCGTATACCGGCCCCTGCCCCGAATAAGGCTGTCGTCCTCTTTGCGGACAACGCTTTGTCCGACGCCGAATTTCACTGTCATGGGATATCCGCTTGGCAATCTTAGACGTTGTCTAATGTAAGAGGATTTCGGCCCCTAGCAACCGCTCCGTTGGGCGAAACCGGCCGATGCACCGGCAATATCGTCACCGCAATGGGATCAAATGCTGGAATCGAACCACTAGCGGCGGACAAAGGCGGCCAGCCAGCGGCGACCGAACAGCAGCAAAATGGCCGCTGGATAGGCGATCGCGCCGATCACGATCAGAAGTCCAAGCGTCAGCTCGTCGCGCCCTGCATGCCAGCCAGCCAACAACCAGGGCGCAGCGACATGCGCCGTCATCCACAACGCCAGCGCCAGAACGACGCCGGCGCCGGCAAACCGCAACAGCGCGCCCTGCAGCGGCCGGTCGAAGGCAATGTATTTCGCGCGCACCGCCAGCACAAACACGACAAGCAGATTCACCCAGGCACCGAGCGCGGTGCCGAGCGCAAGCCCCGCCTGCGCCAGACTGCCGACCAGCGCCAGCTTGGCTGCGAGATTGAAGCCGACGCCGATCAGCGCCGCCTTCGCCGGCGTCGCCGTATCCTTGCGCGCCTGGAACGAGGCGACCACGCTGCGGATCAGCACGAACGGCAGCAGTCCCACGGCATAAGCTGCGAGCGTCCGCGCCGCGTTGGCCGCGTCCGCTTGCGAGAACGCGCCGCGCGCAAACATCGCCCGCATGATAATGTCCGGCACGACCACGAAGGCGACAAGGAACGGGACCGAGAGCAATAGCGTCAGATCGAACACGCGCCGCTGCGCATTGATCGCCCCCGCCGCATCGCCCACCGCAAGTCGCCGCGACATCTCCGGCAGTAGCACCGTGCCGGCCGCGACGCCGATCACCCCGATCGGCAGCTGGTTCAAGCGGTCGGCGTAGTAAAGCGCGGCGAGCGCCCCGGTGGCGAGGAACGAGCCGATGATCGTATCGGCAAGGACGGCGATCTGCGGCCCCATCGAACCCAGCGTCGCAGGCCCCAGAGCCCTGAAGAAACCGCGCACATCGGAATCGAACTGCGGCCAAGTCAGCCGCGGCAGCACACCCTGCCGCCCGGCATCAGTAGCCAGCAGCAGCACCTCCAGCACGCCTGCGATCAGCACTCCCCAGGCTGCCGCGTGGCCCGCGCTCGGAAAGAACACCGCCAGCATCAGCGCGACGATGACCGACAGGTTCAACAGGATCGGCGCTGCCGCCGCGCTCGCATAGCGGTTCATCACATTGAGGATCGCGCCGTAGAGCGTGACCACGGTGATCAGCAGCAGGTACGGAAAGGTGATGCGGGTCAGTTCGATCGCGAGCGAACGGCGCTCCGGATCCTCGGCAAAGCCCGGCGCCAGCAAGGTAATGATCTGCGGCATGAAGACGAGGGCGAGCAGCAGCAACAGCCCCTGCACCATCAGCAGCATGGTGAAGATGCGATCGGCGAAGCGTCGTGCCGCCATTTCGCCGGCGCTGCCACGCAAATGCGCGTAGGCCGGAATGAACGCGGCATTGAAGGCGCCTTCGGCGAAGATGGTGCGGAAATGGTTCGGCAGGCGCTGCGCCACGACGAACG
The sequence above is drawn from the Afipia sp. P52-10 genome and encodes:
- the murJ gene encoding murein biosynthesis integral membrane protein MurJ; the encoded protein is MFRGIFTYGGFTLLSRIAGFARDIVMAAILGAGPLADAFVVAQRLPNHFRTIFAEGAFNAAFIPAYAHLRGSAGEMAARRFADRIFTMLLMVQGLLLLLALVFMPQIITLLAPGFAEDPERRSLAIELTRITFPYLLLITVVTLYGAILNVMNRYASAAAAPILLNLSVIVALMLAVFFPSAGHAAAWGVLIAGVLEVLLLATDAGRQGVLPRLTWPQFDSDVRGFFRALGPATLGSMGPQIAVLADTIIGSFLATGALAALYYADRLNQLPIGVIGVAAGTVLLPEMSRRLAVGDAAGAINAQRRVFDLTLLLSVPFLVAFVVVPDIIMRAMFARGAFSQADAANAARTLAAYAVGLLPFVLIRSVVASFQARKDTATPAKAALIGVGFNLAAKLALVGSLAQAGLALGTALGAWVNLLVVFVLAVRAKYIAFDRPLQGALLRFAGAGVVLALALWMTAHVAAPWLLAGWHAGRDELTLGLLIVIGAIAYPAAILLLFGRRWLAAFVRR